One Paroedura picta isolate Pp20150507F chromosome 16, Ppicta_v3.0, whole genome shotgun sequence genomic region harbors:
- the SRRM2 gene encoding serine/arginine repetitive matrix protein 2 isoform X2: MYNGIGLPTPRGSGTNGYVQRNLSAVRHKKDRTDYKSEEELRKLESSLVKKPNQDILDHERKRKVELKCLELAELMEEQGYGEGEIQEKVATFRMMLLEKDVAVVKEGEQPQKPTVTETHQLAEANEKKNERLRAAFGISDSYVDGSSFDPNRRAKEAASAAAAKQQQEQQKQHSLVRESSSSRSPSPKQKKKKKKKDRGRSESRSPSRRERKKSSKKKKHRSESKKRKHRSPSPKSKHKSKEKKRKRSTSESTSQKGRRDRSSSPDGSSSDGSHSRSGSVSTQKRAAVRRQSKSPSTTSQKRGETEEVSKKQAERERSSSAEPARRGRSTSPRHSKEKQEKAASKRSPVHESRQCSTNSPSPAREKERDKEKKAARHGGRKSTPSFEPDSKFRSRSPMPNDSPERALGHKRPSSKETRSPASASPPPKTSEDRNGTLPSSKSKTSPEHRQHLAASSSSPASKAIETKLRKTSHDGSPPQRSRSPSESGSCSSSSSSSSSSSSPSLAKKPAPASRSSSPEEPPKRQNKEKGSTQRERSSSSPEVSRSGQKQSAKTTARRERSGTPPAKSTKSRARRRDKSLSQTPVTRRGRSRSRTPPKRARSRTPPRRGRSRSAQRRARSRSRTPQRRARSRSPQWRGRSRTPQRWGRSRSRTPPRWGRSRTPQRRGWSRSRTPQRHGWSRSRNSGRWGRSRTPPRRGRSRSRTPPRRGRSRSRTPPRRGRSRSRTQPRRGRSRTRSPPRRGRSISSPRREKSLISARRSRSVSSPDWKASRISSRRSRSGSSPQIRERARKPLRRSQSLSSPESRSRLRVSPRRSRSRSLPKAKKKSHLSPRRSRSGSSPRSRKKKSRTPPRRSRSCSSPRPKKKSRLSPRRSRSGSSPNKKSRSPARRSQSRTPPALKNKSRRSPRRSRSSSLTRLSKKTEVSSAVEEKSKMPFRRSRSGSLPALRKSKSPGRRSRSGSSPDLEKRSPRRRNRSESSPEVKTKLLSRSGSSPGTKKKLKSPPRRNRSGSSQSSVKENSLSPPRRAVSPEPESTPPLQRSRSGRSLATKEKSRSPVLRQSRSGSPPAVREHSASPPRRTSSGSSSEPKKISISPLGKHRIGSSPKLKKSRVSPRRSRSGSSPSEEQSRSSPRSRYSPDTKKSESPLKQVRSGPSPSAAKEKSKSPVRRSGSRSSPELNGKPKSPPKQNKSQESKVKPGSPSRHNKSGSLVAMERAPSPCQKSKAGLSVSGKEKPHSPPRQGQPASSPVLKKSEIPLRQSRSGSSSSSSSSSSSSSSSSSSSSSSSAEEEKSRSPPRLSRSATLAVNKGKPVASPVRRRSESSPEPESVAAPAAVKHTRPGVSPEVRETAKAALLGARSPLEKKEMPREAPRRSRSRSYSGSQEKPRAPCSGSSSESSPEQKENSVSRSVSPVRPTIKSRTPPRHRTSRSPPRPRAKSRTPPKRDRSGSPPRPRVKSRTPPRRRRSGSSPRPRMKSRTPPRRRRSGSSPRPRMKSRTPPRRRRRSGSSPRSRAKSRTPPRQRRSGSSPRPREKSRTPVTRRRRSVSPISPRRKSRTPLRRGRSRSLSRPKNASVHLGRSESSSYHERPRTSLPRRSGSPSRRSRSRSLSRRQDKSRGTLRREKSVSSPGRSRSRSASRQDKSRFLWKGERSPRRGRSRSPAQREMSRLSPQRSGTNRNASRSPPRLDASRGTAAYKSSGARVSPDFQTSPVRKRSRSGSQEISASPGRKSRSPPVLEKYPKSDAQEKSAASSLWHSKSTAVPRSPTPPREDSPKPQKTSPPAPSMLPELPSVLKNGGSASFHDIPGDRNPAVHPVVAREEAAVSVPLLGRSSSCAGSPLPLSKARSPSPSSPSSSSASSSPLPALVSVLAPPPKEEELGSEGKAADKPEVRLPTLEVEPELASEVTEETGRNSCPTAPQLAVPSPPPPAPPKVKRSSSASSSTSSSSSSSSSSSSSSSSDSESSSSESSPPNPPEKEPEAEVVVKQLPSPVQKEGNHEEQPVELVKHKRRSRSSSSSSSSSSSSSSSSSSSSSSSSSASSSSSSSSSSSSPKTGPQAQAKVAPKKKPSPEQRKSRSPRKPIDSLRDSRSLSYSPAERRRVSPPVLPPLAPRDRRRERSRDRSSQRNRRSISRSPGRKRRRNSPSPRATRRRTSRSP; this comes from the exons GTACGGAGAAGGGGAGATCCAGGAGAAAGTAGCCACTTTTCGGATGATGCTTCTGGAGAAAGACGTCGCCGTGGTCAAGGAGGGAGAACAGCCGCAGAAGCCGAC GGTCACAGAAACTCACCAGTTGGCCGAGGCCAACGAGAAGAAAAATGAGAGACTCCGAGCAGCGTTCGGAATTAGCGACAGCTACGTGGATGGAAGCTCCTTCGACCCTAACCGTAGGGCAAAGGAAGCGGCAAGCGCTGCAGCCGCTaaacagcagcaggagcagcaaaaGCAGCACAG tcttgtcAGAGAGTCCAGCAGCTCCCGCTCACCGTctccaaaacagaaaaagaagaaaaagaagaaagacagaGGCAG GTCTGAGAGCAGATCACCTTCtcgaagagagaggaaaaaaagctcaaagaaaaagaaacacag gTCAGAGTCCAAGAAAAGGAAGCACAG ATCTCCAAGTCCCAAGAGCAAACACAAATCCAAGGAAAAGAAACGAAAGAG GTCTACCAGCGAGTCTACATCTCAGAAAGGCCGGCGGGATCGCTCTTCTTCCCCAGATGGCTCGTCATCAGATGGCTCCCACAGCAG GTCAGGCAGTGTCAGTACCCAGAAACGGGCTGCAGTGAGACGGCAGAGCAAGTCCCCTTCAACAACGTCACAGAAGCGAGGAGAAACTGAAGAGGTTTCCAAAAAACAGGCAGAGAGAGAACGTTCATCTTCTGCTGAACCAGCCCGGCGTGGCAGAAGCACAAGTCCAAGACATAGCAAAGAAAAGCAGGAG AAAGCTGCATCCAAACGCTCTCCAGTACATGAGAGTCGCCAATGTTCTACCAACTCTCCATCTCCTGctagagaaaaggaaagagacaAGGAGAAGAAGGCTGCTCGGCACGGGGGTCGGAAATCTACCCCATCATTTGAGCCAGATTCAAAGTTCAGAAGTCGTTCCCCAATGCCAAATGATTCTCCGGAAAGAGCCTTGGGGCACAAACGTCCCTCCTCCAAAGAGACCAGGTCTCCAGCCTCTGCGTCCCCACCACCTAAGACCTCAGAAGATCGTAATGGGACTCTCCCATCGTCCAAGTCCAAGACATCCCCTGAACATAGGCAGCATTTGGCAGCTTCTTCATCTTCTCCTGCTTCAAAAGCCATTGAGACCAAGTTGAGAAAGACTTCTCATGATGGCTCTCCACCCCAGCGCTCCCGCTCCCCTTCAGAAAGTGGTagctgctcctcttcctcctcctcctcctcttcctcctcctctccttccttagcAAAGAAGCCAGCTCCAGCTTCCCGTAGTTCTTCCCCTGAGGAGCCtcccaaaagacaaaacaaagaaaagggtTCTACCCAGAGAGAGAGGTCTAGTTCATCTCCTGAGGTCTCCCGTTCTGGACAGAAGCAGTCAGCCAAGACTACAGCAAGACGTGAGCGTTCAGGCACACCTCCAGCCAAGAGCACTAAGTCAAGGGCTAGGAGGAGGGATAAATCTCTTTCTCAAACACCCGTTACGCGTAGAGGTAGATCTCGATCTCGCACCCCACCGAAGAGAGCGAGATCCCGCACCCCTCCAAGGAGGGGAAGGTCTCGCTCTGCTCAACGCCGTGCTCGATCTCGTTCCCGTACCCCTCAAAGAAGGGCACGATCTCGTAGTCCACAATGGCGAGGACGCTCAAGAACACCCCAGCGCTGGGGCAGGTCACGCTCACGTACTCCTCCCAGATGGGGCCGGTCCCGTACTCCTCAGAGACGTGGATGGTCTCGTTCTAGAACCCCCCAAAGGCATGGATGGTCTAGGAGCAGAAATAGTGGGAGATGGGGAAGATCAAGAACCCCACCAAGAAGGGGCAGGTCACGTTCAAGAACCCCACCAAGAAGGGGCAGGTCTAGATCTAGAACTCCACCACGACGAGGGAGGTCTCGGTCCCGAACCCAGCCTAGAAGAGGGCGGTCTAGAACCAGAAGCCCTCCTAGGAGGGGGAGGTCTATTTCTTCACCAAGGAGGGAGAAATCTTTGATTTCTGCTAGACGAAGCAGGTCTGTATCATCTCCAGATTGGAAGGCCTCCAGAATTTCTTCAAGAAGGAGCCGATCTGGTTCCTCCCCCCAAATAAGAGAGAGAGCCAGGAAACCACTGAGACGTAGCCAGTCTCTGTCATCTCCCGAGTCAAGAAGCAGGTTGCGAGTATCTCCCAGACGTAGTCGATCTCGATCACTtccaaaagcaaaaaagaagTCTCACTTATCTCCCAGAAGGAGTCGTTCAGGGTCCTCACCAAGATCAAGGAAGAAAAAGTCAAGAACACCCCCACGACGTAGTCGCTCTTGTTCTTCTCCAAGACCGAAAAAGAAATCCAGATTATCACCAAGACGAAGTAGGTCTGGTTCTTCACCTAATAAAAAATCCAGGTCACCTGCCAGGCGTAGTCAGTCCAGGACACCTCCAGCACTAAAAAATAAATCTAGAAGGTCCCCTAGAAGAAGCAGATCAAGTTCATTGACAAGACTCTCAAAGAAAACTGAAGTTTCTTCAGCTGTCGAAGAGAAATCTAAAATGCCTTTCAGAAGGAGTCGATCTGGGTCATTGCCAGCATTGAGGAAATCTAAATCTCCTGGAAGACGGAGCAGGTCAGGTTCTTCACCAGATCTAGAGAAGAGATCCCCAAGGAGACGAAACAGGTCTGAATCTTCTCCAGAAGTCAAAACAAAGTTGTTATCACGTTCAGGGTCATCCCCAGGAACAAAGAAAAAGCTGAAGTCTCCTCCAAGACGAAACAGGTCCGGTTCCTCTCAGTCATCAGTGAAAGAAAACTCCTTATCACCACCAAGGCGAGCCGTGTCTCCAGAGCCGGAGTCCACACCTCCGTTGCAGCGAAGCAGGTCTGGGAGATCCCTTGCGACGAAAGAAAAATCGAGATCACCAGTCTTAAGGCAGAGCAGGTCTGGGTCACCTCCAGCGGTGAGAGAGCATTCTGCCTCTCCTCCAAGGAGAACATCATCTGGATCTTCCTCAGAACCAAAGAAGATATCCATTTCACCACTTGGAAAACATAGAATTGGCTCTTCTCCGAAATTGAAGAAATCCAGAGTATCACCAAGGCGGAGTAGGTCTGGCTCTTCACCATCTGAAGAGCAATCTAGATCATCTCCAAGGAGTAGATATTCTCCTGACACGAAAAAATCTGAATCACCTTTGAAACAAGTCCGGTCTGGGCCCTCTCCTTCAGCAGCGAAAGAGAAGTCTAAATCTCCTGTCCGAAGAAGTGGGTCTCGATCATCTCCTGAATTAAATGGCAAGCCTAAATCTCctccaaagcaaaacaaatccCAAGAAAGTAAAGTAAAACCTGGATCACCTTCAAGGCACAACAAATCTGGATCCCTGGTGGCAATGGAGAGAGCTCCATCACCATGCCAGAAAAGCAAGGCGGGTTTATCTGTGTCCGGAAAAGAAAAACCACATTCACCCCCAAGGCAGGGACAACCTGCATCATCACCCGTTCTTAAAAAGTCAGAGATTCCATTGAGGCAAAGCAGATCtggatcttcctcttcttcctcctcctcctcgtcctcctcttcctcttcttcttcctcctcctcttcctcttctgcagaGGAAGAGAAGTCTCGATCACCCCCAAGACTGAGCCGTTCTGCAACACTGGCAGTTAACAAAGGGAAACCTGTGGCTTCTCCAGTGCGCCGCAGGTCAGAGTCATCTCCGGAGCCAGAGAGCGTCGCAGCTCCTGCTGCCGTAAAACACACCAGACCTGGAGTTTCTCCAGAAGTCAGAGAGACTGCAAAAGCTGCACTATTGGGGGCTAGATCACCTTTGGAGAAGAAagaaatgcccagagaagctccTCGGAGGAGTAGGTCGAGGTCATATTCTGGCAGTCAAGAGAAGCCAAGAGCACCCTGCAGTGGGAGCAGTTCAGAATCTTCCCCAGAGCAAAAGGAGAACTCTGTAAGCAGGTCTGTGTCACCTGTGAGGCCTACTATAAAATCGAGAACACCTCCAAGGCACAGGACATCGCGCTCACCCCCAAGGCCTAGAGCAAAATCTAGAACTCCTCCAAAGCGTGACAGGTCTGGGTCACCGCCAAGGCCCAGAGTGAAGTCCAGAACACCCCCAAGGAGACGTAGATCTGGATCGTCTCCAAGACCCAGAATGAAATCCAGAACACCGCCTAGGCGTCGCAGGTCTGGATCATCCCCAAGACCCAGAATGAAATCCAGAACGCCACCGCGCCGTCGGCGTCGGTCTGGGTCATCTCCACGATCTAGAGCAAAATCTAGAACCCCTCCGCGGCAGCGCAGATCGGGGTCATCTCCACGGCCCAGAGAGAAATCTAGAACACCAGTTACAAGGCGGCGAAGATCTGTGTCGCCGATCAGCCCTAGACGGAAATCTAGAACACCTCTGAGACGTGGAAGGTCCAGATCTCTTTCTAGGCCGAAAAATGCCAGTGTGCACCTGGGTAGATCTGAGTCGTCATCCTACCATGAAAGACCAAGAACTTCCCTACCAAGAAGGTCTGGTTCCCCCTCAAGGAGGAGCCGTTCCCGTTCACTATCTAGGCGACAAGATAAATCGAGAGGTACTCTGCGGCGGGAAAAATCTGTCTCTTCTCCGGGCCGGAGCCGCTCACGGTCTGCTTCTCGTCAGGACAAATCTCGCTTCCTGTGGAAGGGCGAGCGCTCGCCTCGCCGAGGTCGTTCCCGATCACCAGCACAAAGAGAAATGTCGAGACTTTCCCCACAAAGATCTGGCACTAATCGGAACGCATCCCGCTCGCCTCCCAGGTTAGATGCTTCCCGTGGGACAGCAGCCTACAAAAGTAGCGGGGCCAGAGTCTCTCCAGATTTCCAGACATCCCCCGTACGGAAGCGGTCCAGATCAGGCTCCCAGGAAATCAGTGCTTCTCCGGGAAGGAAATCCCGTTCTCCTCCAGTGCTGGAGAAATACCCCAAGTCTGATGCTCAGGAGAAGTCGGCGGCTTCCTCACTTTGGCACAGCAAAAGCACTGCCGTTCCTCGCTCCCCTACTCCACCCCGAGAGGATTCTCCCAAGCCCCAAAAGACCTCGCCTCCCGCTCCATCCATGCTACCGGAATTGCCTTCGGTCTTGAAGAACGGGGGTTCCGCTTCCTTCCATGACATCCCAGGGGACCGGAATCCGGCTGTGCATCCTGTTGTGGCTAGGGAGGAGGCAGCGGTTAGTGTTCCCCTGTTAGGGAGGAGCAGTTCCTGTGCCGGATCCCCTCTTCCTCTTAGCAAAGCTaggtccccttccccctcctccccttcctcctcctccgcgtcCTCCAGTCCCTTGCCAGCCCTGGTTTCCGTGCTTGCCCCGCCTCCCAAGGAAGAGGAGCTAGGATCTGAAGGAAAGGCAGCCGACAAGCCCGAGGTTCGGCTTCCGACCCTCGAGGTGGAGCCGGAGTTGGCTTCTGAAGTCACAGAGGAGACTGGCAGGAATAGCTGTCCCACCGCTCCACAGCTAGCTGTTCCCTCCCCGCCGCCTCCTGCCCCTCCCAAGGTGAAGAGGAGCTCTTCCGCTTCGTCCAGCACCTCttcgtcgtcctcctcctcgtcttcatCCTCGTCGTCTTCATCTTCTGACTCCGAGTCCAGTTCATCTGAGTCCAGCCCCCCCAACCCACCAGAGAAGGAACCTGAGGCTGAGGTTGTAGTAAAACA GCTGCCAAGCCCAGTGCAGAAAGAAGGCAACCACGAAGAGCAGCCGGTGGAATTGGTCAAGCATAAGCGGCGGTCCCGGAGCTCCAGCAGTTCCAGtagcagctcttcctcctcttcttcctcctcctcctcttcctcctcatcgtCTTCctcagcttcctcctcctcctcgtcctcctcctcgtcgtcgtcaCCCAAAACCGGACCCCAGGCACAGGCCAAGGTGGCCCCCAAAAAGAAACCATCACCGGAGCAGAGGAA GTCCCGCAGCCCCCGGAAGCCTATCGACTCCCTGCGAGACTCTCGCTCTCTCAGCTATTCCCCAGCAGAACGGCGCCGGGTTTCTCCTCCAGTCCTGCCACCTTTAGCTCCGAGAGACAGGCGCAG GGAGAGGTCCAGGGACAGATCCTCGCAGAGGAACAGACGAAGCATCAGCAGGTCTCCAGGCCGGAAAAGGCGACGCAATTCCCCCAGCCCCAGAGCTACCCGCCGCAGAACTTCAAG gtCACCCTAA